A single window of Microbispora hainanensis DNA harbors:
- a CDS encoding polyphosphate polymerase domain-containing protein — translation MTTTSIGPSLARLTPVGLDELVDRAALQTRVDRKYLVPAEALPHLLERLVPYARALDIDGERTFRYQSVYFDTPQLTSYHSTAYRRRRRFKVRTRTYLDSAQCWLEVKINGARGSVTKHRLPYDPRDRDTVDPGRDFVNEALARESMSAAAQSSLDPVLVTEYQRATLLLPDTASRVTLDTRLAWRHDGHALRLPGLAVVETKSASAATPVDRLLWRAGLRPARISKYATGLAALRPDLPDAPWRRTLRRHFHGTVSPTDPAPDISHRPEQEASCV, via the coding sequence ATGACCACGACGTCCATCGGACCGTCCCTGGCACGACTGACGCCCGTCGGGCTCGACGAGCTGGTCGACCGGGCCGCGTTGCAGACCAGGGTGGACCGCAAATATCTGGTCCCGGCAGAGGCGCTGCCCCACCTGCTGGAACGGCTCGTGCCGTACGCCCGGGCGCTGGACATCGACGGCGAGCGCACCTTCCGCTATCAGTCGGTGTATTTCGACACCCCGCAGCTGACCAGCTACCACAGCACGGCCTATCGCAGGCGACGGCGTTTCAAGGTGCGCACCCGCACCTATCTCGACTCCGCCCAATGCTGGCTGGAAGTAAAGATCAACGGCGCGCGGGGCAGCGTCACCAAGCACCGGTTGCCCTACGACCCCCGGGACCGCGACACGGTGGACCCCGGACGCGACTTCGTGAACGAGGCGCTCGCCCGCGAGTCGATGAGCGCCGCCGCCCAGAGCTCCCTCGACCCGGTCCTGGTGACCGAATATCAGCGCGCCACCCTGTTGCTGCCGGACACGGCGAGCCGCGTCACCCTCGACACCCGGCTCGCCTGGCGGCACGACGGCCACGCGCTGCGGCTGCCCGGCCTCGCCGTGGTCGAGACCAAGAGCGCCTCGGCCGCCACGCCGGTCGACCGCCTGCTGTGGCGGGCCGGGTTGCGACCCGCCCGCATCTCCAAGTACGCCACCGGTCTGGCCGCGCTCCGCCCCGACCTGCCCGACGCCCCATGGCGGCGGACGCTGCGCCGCCACTTCCACGGCACCGTGTCGCCGACGGACCC